One region of Wyeomyia smithii strain HCP4-BCI-WySm-NY-G18 chromosome 3, ASM2978416v1, whole genome shotgun sequence genomic DNA includes:
- the LOC129729576 gene encoding uncharacterized protein LOC129729576 isoform X1 encodes MPFPFRFCIFLLSYLALVNFTSAEYRQDLCLNGSLDDEGKCICGEGYVKFEGNCFLARNPPLGDSHVRTRSNSFCPPGYNIVNGRCQPTVCKGTLCGSSCPPGYELKNGFCEIPNPDCPPGTTFQNGFCYFQSITPRTETIKPIEKVEVVPPLRVDIPIPEFPLDPLDPKEPERKPSNCTLPVENLVNNVNHVTSPANTSTHNVNNVYIHLTRTKSNGAFKAVVIRNNETTVYEERPSTKQPEEEQHDDEEDSSTEEPMDSASRCCIVVSPRICRKQEPDEWVCFHRKHYHCGSFCTAEIVYLRPRRPQVMNSFLVMPPAMNYPPKMLYGVCRWGQCPRLDCSGCLHGSYRCHINCYTYDCAQEDGCHFVNQEDFCDSDRNDELCTSVQ; translated from the exons ATGCCGTTTCCATTcagattttgtatttttctctTAAGTTATTTAGCGTTGGTGAATTTTACGTCAGCGGAATATAGGCAAGATTTATGCTTGAATGGATCACTTGACGACGAAGGGAAGTGCATTTGTGGTGAGGGATATGTCAAATTCGAAGGGAATTGCTTCCTTGCGAGAAACCCTCCATTAGGTGATTCACATGTTCGGACGCGATCGAACAGTTTTTGTCCTCCGGGTTATAATATAGTGAATGGTCGGTGCCAGCCGACGGTCTGTAAGGGAACATTGTGTGGTAGTTCCTGTCCGCCTGGTTATGAGctaaaaaacggtttttgtgAAATTCCCAATCCGGACTGTCCCCCTGgaacaacatttcaaaatggATTTTGCTACTTTCAATCAATAACACCGAGAACGGAAACCATCAAACCAATCGAAAAAGTCGAGGTAGTACCGCCATTGCGTGTCGATATTCCCATACCGGAGTTTCCGCTAGATCCGCTTGATCCAAAAGAGCCTGAACGTAAGCCTTCAAATTGTACACTACCGGTAGAGAATTTGGTGAATAATGTTAATCACGTAACTTCACCAGCCAATACTAGTACGCATAATGTAAACAACGTATACATCCACCTCACGCGGACAAAATCGAACGGAGCGTTTAAGGCTGTAGTGATAAGGAACAATGAAACTACAGTCTACGAGGAAAGACCGTCGACGAAGCAACCGGAAGAGGAACAGCACGATGATGAGGAAGATTCATCCACAGAAGAGCCGATGGATTCGGCTAGCCGTTGTTGTATCGTTGTTTCaccgaggatttgtcgcaagcaGGAACCTGATGAGTGGGTCTGCTTCCATCGGAAACACTACCACTGTGGAAGCTTTTGCACGGCAGAAATCGTTTACTTGAGACCACGGAGACCGCAGGTGATGAACTCTTTCCTTGTAATGCCACCGGCAATGAATTATCCGCCGAAAATGCTGTACGGAGTTTGTAGATGGGGCCAATGCCCCCGTCTTG ATTGTTCCGGTTGTTTACACGGAAGTTATCGCTGTCACATTAACTGTTATACGTATGACTGTGCTCAGGAGGATGGGTGTCATTTTGTGAACCAAGAGGATTTCTGTGACAGTGACAGGAATGATGAACTTTGCACATCTGTTCAGTGA
- the LOC129729550 gene encoding zonadhesin-like — translation MKIVTVTTLWITALALVLLGEEVSSLPFTSNIICPTGSSLENNQCVQRQTYCPDRYQLVGSMCVGQSVCPPGYTMLSDGMCHRPQLTGCQPKTTSPSCATGFTLVGNRCERYEIRDPEIQTKSSAITAPFTCPSKKYILSRDKCIIHHREQPTCTRGNFRVGDCVIEAVCANGFTMDDYGRCVKVLVAPTSCPNGTIFSEGVCQYSNPGCPTNYNLIGGQCMLEQTVPVRCEQGSKLVNNHCVVTEPTCPSGFERVMNQCVQTRRAEAKCPSGSIMRNKVCVAQDIKCSSGYEFREGNCVLEERIPVRCPMNSAIDGELCVSRQPLCSNGYDYDQRYGQCVKHDKRPAICESGFTLRGVLCVANTTGCSEGYALDSGECMREEQRSGRCPAGSRLQNGLCVHSEPVCEFGYELSEGTCLKYNKRDPICPAGSYYKEGYCRLNNVGCRPGFQLRDSQCVRESSAKPVCPDGFTLSRGHCLSQPRCDDGFTLEKGFCRNQVVGSITCPPNSLFQNGLCVSDEVECLAGFELQNGNCVQINEVSTTCPPEALSEDGRCVVKRPPTCPLGATIVNGECRIHDTRPPSCPAGYFYQNGVCRGMAPAPIMPSPCATGCMQPQFPTGCGSNYMCSAQQTCGSCWQQGYPQYQQLTASPVCQPGYTAANSMCTMSYSMPMQCPSGFVLENNECVQNYPMTCESGSTLENGRCVRRESMLGNCRPGFQMRNNRCVYMHPECSSGYRLIDGKCVKILEKLTNCPPNSKMLRNFCAAQPVCPPGLKLRDNVCYQVEYDVPRCPAGYIIEGDYCVAAFQCPEGYRFDNHMCVQAEQMSVQCPSSTRQIDNYCVVSGPICDSGFEMKNGVCMKVYRQPVTCPANSRYQQGVCITSPRCPVGFQMISGQCSRSEQLPTQCPSDFFIDVNRCVSKDIICPSGYQIDRGECLRETYETVTCPAGSTLRERVCIAGQPLCPPGYKAEMSKCVQYVYQMPRCPQDTVMRENSCVTHPVCPTDYRYINGQCTKSLYAPVNCKSGTQLSGRCVAPGPTCPYNYQFVDNQCVNKEVTNPTCPSGAKPQQQYCIVDTPKCPAGFEYKNSMCSRASTVDAICPKDSVVKNGRCEGVRYTQSFVCPEGFNLMINKCLKTYYSSVTCSAGYTMGANGLCVEPINSSPVIIPQAQPCGQVTYAESVKPFFPENAVYSPTYNSQYTNLQQETSTSATIDESHDKYETNQVEDIFAPFFQDIPSWKTVKYDNLPTPSVEVTEPSKVHLFVTSAPEYSISQTTEPSKVVETSEPMLSCTVYTPKICTYADDTWECDQIGFEDVPTRYCREEGGRLYLKLSKTDYDDDKGVLVVAAQSQTATDDDDDDEMEYDDELDCAGCTSGGYACSKGCYKYDCDEECNLIDVNDFCGEIPKPAKGCYWDDGCRGDNCRD, via the exons ATGAAAATTGTTACGGTTACTACACTGTGGATCACCGCGTTGGCGTTGGTACTCCTGGGCGAGGAAGTTTCCAGTTTACCATTTACATCGAATATAATTTGCCCCACAGGTAGTTCGTTGGAAAACAACCAATGCGTACAGCGCCAAACGTACTGTCCGGACCGGTATCAGCTGGTCGGTTCAATGTGTGTCGGCCAAAGTGTGTGTCCTCCCGGATATACAATGTTATCGGATGGAATGTGTCATCGGCCACAGTTGACCGGATGCCAACCGAAAACTACCAGCCCGAGTTGCGCTACTGGCTTCACGCTAGTTGGTAACCGGTGCGAACGGTATGAAATTCGAGACCCTGAAATACAAACGAAGAGCTCAGCGATCACTGCTCCGTTCACCTGTCCGAGTAAGAAATACATTTTGAGCCGGGACAAGTGCATTATTCACCATCGCGAGCAACCAACGTGCACTCGGGGTAATTTCCGGGTAGGAGACTGCGTAATCGAGGCAGTTTGTGCAAATGGATTCACGATGGACGATTATGGTCGATGTGTTAAAGTGTTGGTAGCACCCACATCTTGCCCCAACGGGACAATTTTTTCGGAAGGAGTTTGCCAATACTCTAATCCAGGATGTCCGACCAACTATAATCTGATCGGGGGACAATGTATGTTAGAGCAAACTGTTCCGGTGAGATGTGAGCAGGGGTCGAAATTGGTTAATAACCATTGTGTCGTAACTGAACCAACATGTCCTAGTGGATTCGAGCGTGTTATGAACCAGTGTGTTCAAACACGACGTGCCGAAGCGAAGTGTCCGAGTGGAAGTATTATGCGTAATAAAGTTTGCGTTGCGCAGGATATAAAATGTTCATCCGGTTATGAGTTTCGTGAAGGTAATTGTGTACTAGAAGAGCGAATACCAGTTAGGTGTCCAATGAATTCTGCAATCGACGGCGAGTTGTGTGTGTCGCGTCAACCACTTTGCAGCAATGGTTATGACTATGATCAACGGTATGGACAATGTGTTAAGCATGATAAACGGCCAGCAATTTGTGAAAGTGGATTCACGCTGCGAGGTGTTCTCTGTGTAGCGAATACGACCGGCTGCAGCGAAGGGTATGCCTTAGATAGCGGCGAATGTATGCGAGAAGAGCAACGCTCCGGACGGTGTCCTGCCGGCAGTCGTTTGCAGAACGGGCTGTGCGTACATTCTGAACCAGTTTGTGAGTTTGGTTACGAACTGTCTGAAGGTACCTGTTTGAAATACAACAAACGAGACCCAATTTGTCCCGCGGGTTCATACTACAAAGAAGGCTATTGTCGTCTCAATAACGTTGGTTGTCGGCCGGGTTTCCAACTCAGAGATTCCCAGTGTGTTAGAGAGAGCTCCGCCAAACCAGTTTGCCCTGATGGATTCACTTTGAGCCGAGGACACTGTTTGTCACAGCCTAGATGCGACGATGGTTTCACTCTGGAGAAAGGATTTTGCAGGAACCAAGTTGTTGGCTCGATAACGTGTCCTCCGAACTCTCTTTTCCAGAACGGATTATGTGTAAGTGACGAAGTGGAATGTCTAGCTGGTTTTGAATTGCAAAACGGTAACTGTGTTCAAATCAATGAAGTGAGTACGACATGTCCGCCCGAAGCTCTTTCCGAGGACGGACGTTGTGTAGTAAAAAGACCACCTACTTGCCCCCTGGGAGCAACAATTGTTAATGGTGAATGTCGTATTCATGACACAAGACCACCGAGTTGTCCTGCTGGATATTTTTACCAGAATGGCGTATGCCGTGGCATGGCACCAGCTCCGATAATGCCGTCTCCATGTGCTACCGGGTGCATGCAACCACAATTCCCTACTGGTTGCGGTTCAAATTATATGTGCAGCGCTCAACAAACGTGTGGGTCATGCTGGCAGCAAGGTTATCCTCAGTACCAACAACTTACCGCATCACCAGTTTGTCAACCAGGATATACAGCAGCCAACTCGATGTGCACCATGTCATACTCTATGCCAATGCAATGCCCATCTGGTTTCGTTCTGGAGAATAATGAATGTGTCCAAAACTATCCAATGACTTGTGAATCCGGATCGACATTAGAAAACGGCCGTTGCGTTCGTCGAGAGTCGATGCTAGGAAATTGCCGTCCAGGATTCCAAATGAGGAACAACCGTTGCGTCTACATGCATCCTGAATGTAGTTCAGGCTATCGTCTCATTGATGGAAAATGTgttaaaatacttgaaaaattaACCAACTGCCCACCCAATAGTAAGATGCTTAGAAACTTCTGTGCTGCTCAGCCAGTTTGCCCGCCTGGCTTGAAGTTGCGAGATAACGTTTGTTATCAAGTGGAGTACGATGTGCCACGTTGCCCAGCAGGTTACATAATTGAAGGTGATTACTGTGTGGCGGCATTCCAGTGCCCTGAAGGGTATAGATTTGATAATCATATGTGCGTTCAGGCTGAGCAAATGTCTGTACAATGTCCATCCAGCACGAGACAGATTGATAACTATTGCGTTGTATCTGGTCCAATATGTGATTCTGGCTTTGAGATGAAAAACGGAGTATGTATGAAGGTATATCGACAGCCTGTAACCTGTCCAGCGAACAGTCGGTATCAGCAAGGGGTTTGCATTACTTCTCCTAGATGTCCAGTTGGTTTTCAAATGATATCTGGCCAGTGTTCTCGCTCCGAACAGTTACCCACACAATGTCCGTCAGATTTCTTTATCGATGTGAATCGATGCGTTTCAAAGGACATCATCTGTCCGAGCGGTTACCAGATAGACCGAGGCGAGTGTTTACGGGAAACGTACGAAACTGTGACCTGTCCTGCCGGGTCGACGCTTCGAGAACGGGTTTGCATTGCGGGACAACCACTCTGTCCCCCTGGGTACAAAGCAGAAATGAGTAAGTGTGTACAGTACGTTTATCAAATGCCACGATGTCCTCAAGATACTGTTATGAGAGAAAACAGCTGTGTGACACATCCGGTATGTCCAACCGATTATCGTTACATTAACGGTCAGTGTACGAAGAGCCTTTACGCTCCTGTCAATTGTAAATCTGGTACGCAGTTGAGCGGTAGATGCGTTGCTCCAGGACCAACCTGCCCCTATAACTACCAGTTTGTAGACAATCAATGCGTCAATAAGGAAGTCACTAATCCGACATGCCCATCGGGAGCCAAACCACAGCAGCAGTATTGCATTGTAGACACACCCAAGTGCCCTGCTGGATTCGAATACAAAAACTCCATGTGTTCACGAGCATCCACGGTAGACGCCATTTGTCCGAAGGACTCCGTTGTGAAAAACGGTCGTTGCGAAGGCGTACGTTACACTCAATCGTTCGTTTGCCCAGAAGGTTTTAATTTAATGATCAACAAATGTCTCAAAACATACTACAGTTCAGTTACTTGTTCTGCCGGTTACACAATGGGGGCAAATGGTCTTTGTGTGGAACCAATCAACAGTTCTCCTGTTATTATCCCACAGGCCCAACCCTGTGGACAAGTAACCTATGCTGAGTCAGTAAAACCATTTTTCCCAGAAAACGCTGTGTACTCCCCAACATACAACAGTCAGTATACTAATTTGCAACAAGAAACATCTACATCGGCAACGATAGATGAATCACACGACAAATACGAGACCAACCAGGTCGAAGATATATTCGCTCCATTCTTTCAAGACATTCCCAGTTGGAAAACGGTGAAATATGACAATTTACCGACACCATCCGTAGAAGTTACCGAGCCGTCGAAGGTTCACTTATTCGTGACGTCAGCTCCTGAATACAGCATCTCGCAAACAACGGAGCCCTCCAAGGTGGTAGAAACCTCAGAACCAATGCTCAGCTGTACGGTGTACACACCGAAGATTTGCACTTATGCCGATGACACATGGGAATGCGATCAAATTGGGTTCGAAGATGTGCCAACCCGTTATTGCCGTGAGGAAGGCGGACGTTTGTACTTGAAACTAAGCAAAACTGATTACGACGATGACAAGGGTGTCCTGGTTGTTGCCGCCCAATCCCAAACTGCGAccgacgatgatgatgacgatgagaTGGAGTATGACGACGAATTGG ATTGTGCCGGCTGCACCTCTGGGGGATACGCGTGTTCGAAAGGTTGCTACAAATACGACTGCGACGAGGAATGTAACTTGATTGATGTGAACGATTTTTGCGGAGAAATTCCCAAACCTGCGAAAGGTTGCTACTGGGATGACGGCTGTCGTGGCGATAATTGTAGAGATTAA
- the LOC129729576 gene encoding uncharacterized protein LOC129729576 isoform X2 codes for MPFPFRFCIFLLSYLALVNFTSAEYRQDLCLNGSLDDEGKCICGEGYVKFEGNCFLARNPPLGDSHVRTRSNSFCPPGYNIVNGRCQPTVCKGTLCGSSCPPGYELKNGFCEIPNPDCPPGTTFQNGFCYFQSITPRTETIKPIEKVEVVPPLRVDIPIPEFPLDPLDPKEPEPNTSTHNVNNVYIHLTRTKSNGAFKAVVIRNNETTVYEERPSTKQPEEEQHDDEEDSSTEEPMDSASRCCIVVSPRICRKQEPDEWVCFHRKHYHCGSFCTAEIVYLRPRRPQVMNSFLVMPPAMNYPPKMLYGVCRWGQCPRLDCSGCLHGSYRCHINCYTYDCAQEDGCHFVNQEDFCDSDRNDELCTSVQ; via the exons ATGCCGTTTCCATTcagattttgtatttttctctTAAGTTATTTAGCGTTGGTGAATTTTACGTCAGCGGAATATAGGCAAGATTTATGCTTGAATGGATCACTTGACGACGAAGGGAAGTGCATTTGTGGTGAGGGATATGTCAAATTCGAAGGGAATTGCTTCCTTGCGAGAAACCCTCCATTAGGTGATTCACATGTTCGGACGCGATCGAACAGTTTTTGTCCTCCGGGTTATAATATAGTGAATGGTCGGTGCCAGCCGACGGTCTGTAAGGGAACATTGTGTGGTAGTTCCTGTCCGCCTGGTTATGAGctaaaaaacggtttttgtgAAATTCCCAATCCGGACTGTCCCCCTGgaacaacatttcaaaatggATTTTGCTACTTTCAATCAATAACACCGAGAACGGAAACCATCAAACCAATCGAAAAAGTCGAGGTAGTACCGCCATTGCGTGTCGATATTCCCATACCGGAGTTTCCGCTAGATCCGCTTGATCCAAAAGAGCCTGAAC CCAATACTAGTACGCATAATGTAAACAACGTATACATCCACCTCACGCGGACAAAATCGAACGGAGCGTTTAAGGCTGTAGTGATAAGGAACAATGAAACTACAGTCTACGAGGAAAGACCGTCGACGAAGCAACCGGAAGAGGAACAGCACGATGATGAGGAAGATTCATCCACAGAAGAGCCGATGGATTCGGCTAGCCGTTGTTGTATCGTTGTTTCaccgaggatttgtcgcaagcaGGAACCTGATGAGTGGGTCTGCTTCCATCGGAAACACTACCACTGTGGAAGCTTTTGCACGGCAGAAATCGTTTACTTGAGACCACGGAGACCGCAGGTGATGAACTCTTTCCTTGTAATGCCACCGGCAATGAATTATCCGCCGAAAATGCTGTACGGAGTTTGTAGATGGGGCCAATGCCCCCGTCTTG ATTGTTCCGGTTGTTTACACGGAAGTTATCGCTGTCACATTAACTGTTATACGTATGACTGTGCTCAGGAGGATGGGTGTCATTTTGTGAACCAAGAGGATTTCTGTGACAGTGACAGGAATGATGAACTTTGCACATCTGTTCAGTGA